A region from the Solibacillus sp. FSL H8-0523 genome encodes:
- a CDS encoding response regulator transcription factor, with protein MTKTVLVVEDELPIATLLKYNLEQAGFDVLLAHDGQSGLDTAVERTPDLMLLDLMLPKLDGVEVCKELRRLRINVPIIMLTARDDEFDKVLGLELGADDYMTKPFSPREVIARVKAVLRRFSGPIVEEVTESSEVVHAFGELKVYPERFEAFINEEALEFTPKEFELLVYLLENKNRVLTRDQLLSAVWNYDFAGDTRIVDVHISHLRDKIEENSRKPIYIKTIRGLGYKFEEPKK; from the coding sequence ATGACGAAAACGGTTTTAGTAGTAGAAGATGAATTACCGATTGCTACATTATTAAAATATAATTTAGAGCAAGCTGGCTTTGATGTTTTACTGGCACATGATGGTCAATCGGGACTTGATACAGCAGTTGAACGCACGCCAGATTTAATGCTTTTAGATTTAATGCTACCGAAGCTAGACGGGGTAGAAGTGTGTAAAGAACTTCGTCGTTTACGTATTAATGTCCCAATTATTATGTTAACAGCGCGTGATGACGAGTTTGATAAAGTATTAGGCTTAGAGCTGGGTGCAGATGATTATATGACAAAGCCGTTTAGTCCGCGTGAGGTAATTGCTCGCGTGAAGGCCGTATTACGTCGTTTTTCTGGTCCGATTGTTGAGGAAGTTACGGAGTCGAGTGAAGTCGTGCATGCTTTTGGCGAATTAAAAGTATATCCAGAACGCTTTGAAGCATTTATAAATGAAGAGGCTTTAGAATTTACACCGAAGGAATTCGAGCTTTTAGTGTATTTATTAGAAAATAAAAATCGTGTCTTAACGCGTGATCAACTACTAAGCGCAGTATGGAATTATGATTTCGCTGGAGATACGCGTATTGTCGATGTGCATATTAGTCATTTACGCGATAAAATTGAAGAAAATAGCCGTAAACCGATCTACATTAAAACGATACGGGGATTAGGCTATAAATTTGAGGAGCCAAAGAAATAA